A stretch of Microbacterium sp. LWH3-1.2 DNA encodes these proteins:
- a CDS encoding 4-(cytidine 5'-diphospho)-2-C-methyl-D-erythritol kinase, whose protein sequence is MSQALAADGVRVRAPGKLNLFFEVGGMQDDGYHEVASAYQAVSLYEDVWASPSDEFTVSISGTVDVTGVPADDRNLAVRAARLVAQRIGHAGGVHLDIVKHVPVAGGMGGGSADAAAALVACDALWGAELGTAELHKLAARLGADVPFALMGGTAVGTGRGDQLSPALAKGRFDWVVVPSDEGLSTPEVYTHLDELRARPDIVSGARVPTVAPGVLHALRAADPIALAEHTRNDLQVAALSLRPELREVLELGEESGALAGMVSGSGPTLAFLTIDPESALELQITLSAAGYEALHVHGPVAGARVVT, encoded by the coding sequence GTGAGCCAGGCGCTGGCCGCCGACGGCGTCCGCGTGCGGGCGCCGGGCAAGCTCAACCTCTTCTTCGAGGTCGGCGGCATGCAGGACGACGGCTACCACGAGGTGGCGTCGGCGTACCAGGCCGTGTCGCTGTACGAGGACGTGTGGGCATCGCCCTCCGACGAGTTCACGGTGTCGATCTCGGGCACCGTCGACGTGACGGGGGTTCCCGCCGATGACCGCAACCTCGCCGTGCGCGCCGCGCGGCTGGTCGCGCAGCGCATCGGCCACGCGGGGGGCGTGCACCTCGACATCGTGAAGCACGTGCCCGTCGCGGGCGGCATGGGCGGAGGATCAGCGGATGCTGCGGCCGCCCTCGTCGCCTGCGACGCGCTGTGGGGGGCCGAGCTGGGAACCGCGGAGCTGCACAAGCTCGCCGCGCGCCTCGGCGCCGACGTGCCCTTCGCGCTGATGGGCGGGACAGCCGTCGGCACCGGACGCGGCGATCAGCTGAGCCCGGCGCTCGCGAAGGGCCGCTTCGACTGGGTCGTGGTGCCGTCGGACGAGGGCCTGTCGACCCCGGAGGTGTACACGCACCTCGACGAGCTGCGCGCGCGGCCCGACATCGTGTCGGGTGCGCGCGTGCCGACGGTCGCGCCCGGCGTGCTGCACGCGCTGCGGGCAGCGGACCCGATCGCGCTCGCCGAGCACACGCGCAACGATCTGCAGGTCGCTGCCCTCTCGCTGCGCCCCGAGCTGCGCGAGGTGCTCGAACTCGGTGAGGAGTCCGGCGCCCTGGCGGGGATGGTGTCGGGGTCGGGTCCTACGCTGGCGTTCCTGACCATCGACCCCGAGTCGGCGCTCGAGCTGCAGATCACGCTGTCGGCCGCGGGCTACGAGGCGCTCCACGTGCACGGACCCGTTGCCGGCGCGCGCGTGGTGACCTGA
- a CDS encoding sugar porter family MFS transporter, whose product MHSTGSIPADAFSLRSPYGRRAIGLSLAAAVGGFLFGFDSSVINGAVDSISKDFALNDVITGFVVAIALLGCAVGAVIAGNLSDRWGRLRVMFLGAIMFFVSSIGAGLAFSAWDLALWRVVGGLGIGIASVVAPAYIAEIAPRQIRGGLASLQQLAITIGIFAALLSDALLANAAGSADSVLWFGLEAWRWMFLVGVIPSAVYGILSFTVPESPRYLLSKGRVEEARAIFARLIPPADLDQTIRELQTAIETDRKNAGVSIRGPVLGLQRIVWVGIILSVFQQFVGINVIFYYSTSLWQSVGFDESDSFTISVVTSITNVLVTLIAIFLVDRVGRKPILLTGSVMMTLSLGLMAISFMFSTTDAEGAVVLPAPWGPIALIAANVFVVGFGASWGPLVWVLLGEIFPSRIRGKALGVAAGAQWIANFLITISFPAMSSWSLPFTYGMYAVFAALSFLYVAWRVPETKGMDIEQTETLFVHAKDAPTTR is encoded by the coding sequence ATGCACTCGACCGGATCGATCCCCGCAGACGCGTTCTCCCTCCGCAGTCCCTACGGGCGACGAGCGATCGGCCTCTCGCTCGCGGCAGCGGTCGGCGGTTTCCTCTTCGGCTTCGACTCGTCGGTGATCAACGGCGCCGTCGACTCGATCTCGAAGGACTTCGCGCTCAACGACGTCATCACAGGATTCGTCGTCGCGATCGCACTGCTCGGCTGCGCGGTGGGTGCCGTCATCGCCGGCAACCTGTCGGACCGATGGGGGCGCCTCCGGGTGATGTTCCTCGGCGCCATCATGTTCTTCGTCAGCTCGATCGGCGCCGGACTCGCGTTCTCGGCGTGGGATCTCGCCCTCTGGCGTGTCGTCGGCGGCCTCGGCATCGGCATCGCGTCGGTGGTCGCCCCGGCGTACATCGCCGAGATCGCGCCGCGCCAGATCCGCGGTGGGCTCGCCTCGCTGCAACAGCTCGCGATCACGATCGGCATCTTCGCGGCACTCCTGTCGGACGCGCTGCTGGCGAACGCCGCGGGCAGTGCCGACAGCGTGCTCTGGTTCGGGCTCGAAGCGTGGCGATGGATGTTCCTCGTGGGCGTGATCCCCTCGGCGGTGTACGGCATCCTGTCGTTCACCGTGCCCGAGTCGCCGCGCTACCTGCTGTCGAAGGGCCGTGTCGAGGAGGCCCGCGCGATCTTCGCGCGGCTGATCCCGCCCGCCGACCTCGACCAGACGATCCGCGAGCTGCAGACGGCGATCGAGACCGACCGCAAGAACGCCGGCGTCTCGATCCGCGGCCCGGTGCTGGGGCTTCAGCGCATCGTGTGGGTCGGCATCATCCTGTCGGTGTTCCAGCAGTTCGTCGGCATCAATGTGATCTTCTACTACTCGACGAGCCTGTGGCAGTCGGTCGGCTTCGACGAGAGCGATTCGTTCACGATCAGCGTCGTGACCTCGATCACGAACGTGCTCGTCACCCTGATCGCGATCTTCCTGGTGGACCGTGTCGGACGGAAGCCGATCCTGCTCACCGGCTCCGTCATGATGACGCTGTCGCTCGGGCTCATGGCCATCTCGTTCATGTTCTCCACGACGGACGCCGAGGGGGCGGTCGTGCTGCCCGCACCGTGGGGGCCCATCGCACTCATCGCGGCGAACGTGTTCGTCGTGGGCTTCGGCGCGTCGTGGGGACCGCTGGTGTGGGTGCTGCTCGGAGAGATCTTCCCGAGCCGCATCCGCGGCAAGGCGCTCGGCGTCGCAGCCGGCGCGCAGTGGATCGCGAACTTCCTGATCACGATTTCTTTCCCCGCGATGTCGTCGTGGTCGCTCCCGTTCACCTACGGCATGTACGCCGTGTTCGCGGCGCTGTCGTTCCTCTACGTCGCGTGGCGGGTGCCCGAGACCAAGGGCATGGACATCGAGCAGACCGAGACGCTGTTCGTCCACGCGAAGGACGCTCCGACCACGCGGTGA
- a CDS encoding NUDIX hydrolase has product MTSVDDELWDLLDGAGLPVGGTHRRGDPAFPDGLFHIVASVCVVRGDGLVLLTRRAAAKDWGLTWEFPAGSALTGESSEQAAVRELQEETGVQVRTSDLRLVGRLIERTALFDVYVAQVVGDPILALDPDEVCESAWVPLAEAMRRGAAGEMAGPWTPRLAQLGDRLHELVSAPRG; this is encoded by the coding sequence GTGACTTCGGTGGACGACGAGCTGTGGGACCTGTTGGATGGCGCCGGCCTCCCCGTCGGCGGGACCCACCGCCGGGGCGACCCCGCCTTCCCGGATGGGCTGTTCCACATCGTGGCGTCGGTGTGCGTCGTGCGCGGCGACGGGCTCGTGCTGCTGACGCGGCGGGCCGCAGCCAAGGACTGGGGCCTCACCTGGGAGTTCCCGGCGGGAAGCGCGCTGACGGGTGAGTCGAGCGAGCAGGCGGCGGTGCGAGAGCTGCAGGAGGAGACCGGAGTCCAGGTCCGGACCTCGGACCTGCGACTCGTCGGCCGACTCATCGAGCGGACCGCACTGTTCGACGTCTACGTCGCGCAGGTGGTCGGCGATCCGATCCTCGCCCTCGACCCCGACGAGGTGTGCGAGAGCGCGTGGGTGCCCCTCGCCGAGGCGATGCGTCGCGGCGCAGCCGGCGAGATGGCGGGCCCCTGGACTCCCCGGCTGGCGCAGCTCGGAGACCGCCTGCACGAGCTGGTGAGCGCGCCGCGCGGCTGA
- a CDS encoding MFS transporter, with protein MPSLGELVAPRRLGTDFRWLLASSWTSNLGDGIALAAAPLLIASLTSSPVLVAAGAMMQFLPWLLFGLLAGAVADHHDRRRLVMLANGLRAVIVAVLVAFLVSGQATVWLVLAVAFLYGTAEVFADSAGSTLLPMLVRPADLGIGNARMQAGYLVANQLAGPPLGAFLFAVGSFWPFVLQVLCVALAVLLISRIARTPVPEHPDTDRGTKAHAIREGLQWLRHNAPVRTLVIIILVFNVTWAAPWGVLVLYATEHLGMGPVGYGALTTAAALGGIIAIFSFGWLEKHVSFSTLMRVCLSLEVLMHLSFALTTAPPLAFMIMFGFGLYAFVWGTISTTVRQRLVPMELQGRIASVNMVGVFGGLVIGQFIGGILAQVWGLTAPWWFAFGGSLITLVLVWRSISHIAAAKPVIDAREAEQVADEDEPGAGGLPLID; from the coding sequence ATGCCTTCGCTCGGGGAACTGGTCGCACCACGTCGCCTCGGGACCGACTTTCGCTGGCTGCTCGCGTCGTCGTGGACGAGCAATCTCGGCGACGGCATCGCGCTCGCCGCCGCGCCGCTGCTGATCGCCTCGCTCACGTCGTCGCCGGTCCTCGTGGCGGCCGGCGCCATGATGCAGTTCCTGCCGTGGCTCCTGTTCGGCCTCCTCGCGGGCGCCGTCGCCGACCACCACGACCGGCGGCGCCTGGTGATGCTCGCCAACGGCCTGCGGGCGGTGATCGTCGCCGTGCTCGTCGCGTTCCTCGTCTCCGGACAGGCCACCGTGTGGCTGGTGCTGGCCGTGGCGTTCCTCTATGGGACGGCCGAGGTCTTCGCCGATTCGGCCGGCAGCACGCTGCTTCCGATGCTGGTGAGGCCCGCCGACCTCGGCATCGGCAACGCCCGCATGCAGGCGGGCTACCTCGTCGCCAACCAGCTCGCCGGGCCGCCGCTGGGCGCCTTCCTCTTCGCAGTGGGCTCGTTCTGGCCGTTCGTGCTGCAGGTGCTGTGCGTGGCGCTGGCGGTGCTGCTCATCTCCCGGATCGCGCGCACGCCGGTGCCCGAACACCCGGATACGGACCGCGGCACGAAGGCGCACGCCATCCGCGAGGGACTGCAGTGGCTGCGCCACAACGCACCGGTGCGCACGCTCGTCATCATCATCCTGGTCTTCAACGTCACGTGGGCCGCACCCTGGGGTGTGCTCGTGCTCTACGCCACGGAGCACCTGGGCATGGGCCCCGTCGGCTATGGTGCCCTCACGACGGCGGCGGCGCTCGGCGGCATCATCGCGATCTTCAGCTTCGGCTGGCTCGAGAAGCACGTGTCGTTCTCGACGCTCATGCGGGTGTGCCTTTCGCTCGAAGTGCTCATGCACCTCTCGTTCGCACTCACGACCGCTCCCCCACTGGCCTTCATGATCATGTTCGGCTTCGGCCTCTACGCGTTCGTATGGGGCACCATCTCGACGACCGTCCGCCAGCGCCTCGTGCCGATGGAACTTCAGGGCCGCATCGCCTCGGTGAACATGGTCGGCGTCTTCGGGGGTCTCGTGATCGGGCAGTTCATCGGCGGGATCCTCGCCCAGGTGTGGGGACTCACCGCCCCCTGGTGGTTCGCCTTCGGCGGCTCACTCATCACGCTGGTGCTGGTGTGGCGCTCGATCTCGCACATCGCGGCCGCGAAGCCGGTGATCGACGCGCGAGAAGCGGAGCAGGTCGCAGACGAGGACGAGCCCGGCGCGGGTGGGCTCCCCCTGATCGACTGA
- a CDS encoding phosphodiesterase, with product MRTAEYPAPERILLHLSDTHLRAPSTPRLFDVVDGANRLAETVGVIESSGLRPDAIVVTGDLADLGEPGAYAALRGLVEPLAERIGARVLWVMGNHDERGAFRAGLYGEASDDRPVDRVDELDGLRVITLDTSVPGHHHGELSDEQLMWLAGVLATPAPLGTILAMHHPPVPSVLPLAASVELHDQRRLAGVLRGTDVRAIIAGHLHYSTFATFAGIPVSVASSTCYAQDLTVPVGGTRPQDGAQAFNIVHVYDDTVVHSVVPVDAPRALEHIDAEEAQRRLGEAGVAPFIAARKDAPTAPIPVLR from the coding sequence ATGCGCACCGCCGAATACCCGGCCCCCGAACGCATCCTGCTGCATCTGAGCGACACGCACCTGCGCGCGCCCTCGACCCCGCGCCTCTTCGACGTCGTCGACGGCGCGAACCGGCTCGCCGAGACCGTCGGCGTGATCGAGTCCAGTGGCCTCCGTCCTGACGCGATCGTCGTCACCGGAGACCTCGCCGACCTCGGCGAACCCGGCGCGTACGCCGCGCTGCGCGGGCTCGTCGAGCCGCTCGCGGAGCGCATCGGCGCGCGGGTGCTGTGGGTGATGGGCAATCACGACGAGCGCGGGGCGTTCCGCGCGGGCCTCTATGGCGAGGCATCCGACGATCGACCCGTGGATCGGGTCGACGAGCTCGACGGCCTCCGAGTGATCACGCTCGACACCAGCGTCCCCGGCCACCACCACGGCGAGCTGAGCGATGAGCAGCTCATGTGGCTCGCCGGGGTGCTGGCCACGCCGGCACCCCTGGGCACGATCCTCGCGATGCACCACCCGCCCGTGCCCAGCGTGCTGCCGCTCGCGGCGAGCGTCGAGCTGCACGACCAGCGCCGGCTCGCGGGGGTGCTTCGCGGCACCGACGTGCGGGCCATCATCGCCGGCCACCTCCACTATTCGACGTTCGCGACGTTCGCGGGAATTCCGGTGTCGGTGGCGTCGTCGACCTGCTACGCCCAGGACCTCACGGTTCCCGTCGGCGGCACGCGTCCTCAGGACGGCGCGCAGGCGTTCAACATCGTGCACGTGTACGACGACACGGTCGTGCACTCGGTCGTCCCGGTCGACGCGCCTCGCGCACTCGAGCACATCGATGCCGAAGAGGCGCAGCGCCGACTCGGCGAGGCCGGCGTCGCGCCGTTCATCGCCGCGCGGAAGGATGCGCCGACCGCGCCGATTCCCGTGCTGCGCTGA
- a CDS encoding stealth conserved region 3 domain-containing protein — protein MTLLSVLPPATDPWSVLVARADVVLERGILHLVHDDVSPHDARETDLLLVADALDDAAVEFLLVRHDRTEPALVVDVRQREAVQAALAAVCTREPLYVKAKGLAPLLASDAADVPDAPTAVRVYRPRLSRSGSLRYGPSLGVHLEFWRFGDDVIEAPRDNAVLRRRTATEDVEYDTIERNGRTWHTIRGMFDPQPLEVTEDVDIVFSWVDGSSNEFRRQRAAQLSEYVVGDGDDGPARYRHVDELRYALRSVHMYAPWIRRIFIATDSPAPAWLLDHPKVTIVRSEEFFADPSVLPTHNSHAVEAQLHRIPGLAEHFLYSNDDMFFGRAVEPEMFFTPGGVTKFVECEVRIGGGEPALHRSGHDNGLRVNRALLRERFGRTIVRDLEHCAAPLRRSVMAELEQAFPDDFARTAASRFRSATDISVTNSLYHYYALLTGRAVATRSPRVRYVQTTVAAGLRRMERLEKRCDVDMFCLNDGGEVEVPEEVRVRAIRIALERMFPVRAPWERDELSAARESARSAHPSARR, from the coding sequence ATGACCCTGCTGTCTGTGCTGCCCCCGGCCACCGACCCGTGGAGCGTGCTCGTCGCGCGCGCCGACGTGGTGCTCGAGCGGGGCATCCTGCATCTGGTCCACGACGACGTCTCGCCCCACGACGCGCGCGAGACCGACCTGCTCCTCGTCGCCGACGCACTCGACGACGCCGCCGTGGAGTTCCTCCTCGTCCGGCACGATCGCACGGAGCCGGCATTGGTCGTCGACGTGCGCCAGCGTGAGGCGGTGCAGGCTGCGCTGGCCGCGGTGTGCACGCGGGAGCCGCTGTACGTCAAGGCCAAGGGCCTCGCGCCGCTGCTGGCGAGCGACGCCGCGGATGTTCCCGACGCTCCCACCGCGGTGCGGGTGTATCGCCCGCGTCTCAGCCGCTCCGGTTCGCTCCGGTACGGGCCGTCGCTGGGCGTGCACCTGGAGTTCTGGCGCTTCGGGGACGACGTGATCGAGGCGCCTCGCGACAACGCCGTCCTGCGACGTCGCACGGCCACCGAGGACGTCGAGTACGACACGATCGAGCGCAACGGGCGCACCTGGCACACGATCAGGGGGATGTTCGACCCGCAGCCGCTCGAGGTCACGGAGGACGTCGACATCGTCTTCTCGTGGGTCGACGGGTCATCGAACGAGTTCCGGCGCCAGCGCGCGGCCCAGCTGTCCGAGTATGTCGTCGGCGACGGCGATGACGGCCCGGCGCGCTACCGTCACGTGGACGAACTCCGCTACGCGCTGCGCAGCGTCCACATGTACGCCCCGTGGATCCGGCGCATCTTCATCGCCACAGACTCTCCCGCTCCGGCGTGGCTGCTCGACCACCCGAAGGTGACCATCGTGCGCAGCGAGGAGTTCTTCGCCGATCCGTCTGTCCTGCCCACCCACAACTCGCACGCCGTCGAGGCGCAGCTGCATCGCATCCCGGGGCTCGCCGAGCACTTCCTCTACTCGAACGACGACATGTTCTTCGGGCGGGCCGTCGAGCCCGAGATGTTCTTCACCCCCGGAGGGGTCACCAAGTTCGTCGAGTGCGAGGTGCGCATCGGCGGGGGCGAACCCGCGCTCCACCGGAGCGGGCACGACAACGGCCTCCGTGTGAACCGCGCGCTGCTGCGGGAGCGGTTCGGACGCACGATCGTGCGCGACCTCGAGCACTGCGCGGCCCCGCTGCGACGCAGCGTCATGGCTGAACTCGAGCAGGCCTTCCCGGACGATTTCGCGAGGACCGCGGCATCCCGGTTCCGCTCGGCGACCGACATCTCGGTGACCAACAGCCTCTACCACTACTACGCGCTGCTCACCGGGCGGGCTGTCGCCACGCGCTCCCCGCGCGTCCGGTACGTCCAGACGACGGTGGCCGCGGGACTGCGGCGGATGGAACGGCTCGAGAAGCGCTGCGACGTCGACATGTTCTGCCTCAACGACGGCGGCGAGGTCGAGGTCCCCGAAGAGGTCCGTGTGCGGGCGATCCGCATCGCGCTCGAGCGCATGTTCCCGGTGAGGGCGCCGTGGGAGCGCGACGAGCTCAGCGCAGCACGGGAATCGGCGCGGTCGGCGCATCCTTCCGCGCGGCGATGA
- the rsmA gene encoding 16S rRNA (adenine(1518)-N(6)/adenine(1519)-N(6))-dimethyltransferase RsmA, translating to MPVTLLGAAEIRALAAELDVTPTKKLGQNFVVDANTVRKIVHVAEVAPGDRVVEVGPGLGSLTLAILEADASVTAVEIDHRLAERLPATAARHGVADGALTVVDADALRVTELPGDPSVLVANLPYNVSVPVLLHFLEHFPALDRGVVMVQAEVGERLAAPPGSKVYGAPSVKAAWYGPWRLAGTVSRQVFWPVPNVDSVLVGFHRAAEPRGDEELRKRTFAIVDAAFQQRRKMLRQATAGVLGGSAAAASVILESAGVAPTARGEDLSIEDYVRIAQAAGGGADS from the coding sequence ATGCCCGTGACACTCCTCGGTGCGGCCGAGATCCGCGCGCTGGCCGCCGAACTCGACGTGACGCCGACCAAGAAGCTCGGGCAGAACTTCGTCGTCGACGCCAACACCGTCCGCAAGATCGTGCACGTCGCCGAGGTCGCACCGGGCGATCGCGTGGTCGAGGTGGGGCCCGGTCTCGGGTCGCTGACCCTCGCGATCCTCGAGGCCGACGCATCCGTCACCGCCGTCGAGATCGACCACCGCCTGGCCGAGCGGCTGCCCGCCACCGCGGCGAGGCACGGCGTCGCCGACGGCGCGCTCACGGTCGTGGACGCCGATGCGCTGCGGGTGACGGAGTTACCGGGTGATCCCTCGGTTCTCGTCGCCAACCTCCCCTACAACGTGAGCGTGCCGGTGCTGCTGCACTTCCTCGAGCACTTCCCCGCACTCGACCGCGGCGTCGTCATGGTGCAGGCCGAGGTGGGGGAGCGACTCGCCGCCCCTCCCGGGTCGAAGGTGTACGGGGCGCCCAGCGTCAAGGCCGCGTGGTATGGGCCGTGGCGGCTCGCCGGCACGGTGTCGCGCCAGGTCTTCTGGCCGGTCCCGAACGTGGACAGCGTGCTCGTCGGCTTCCATCGCGCCGCGGAGCCGCGGGGTGACGAGGAGCTGCGCAAGCGGACGTTCGCGATCGTGGATGCCGCGTTCCAGCAGCGGCGCAAGATGCTCCGGCAGGCGACGGCCGGCGTGCTCGGCGGATCGGCGGCCGCGGCATCCGTGATCCTGGAGAGCGCGGGGGTCGCGCCGACCGCACGCGGCGAGGACCTCTCGATCGAGGACTACGTGCGCATCGCGCAAGCCGCCGGGGGCGGCGCGGACAGCTGA
- a CDS encoding GNAT family N-acetyltransferase: MSTRETTYGGVGETERAAFRAGPVDEESAGRLAANGLDYRRIAVDSDAYVGWLQSVSRGFQDGERTAEQIAASRERSGYRRLTGVFDPESPLDAPVATIASWLGELTVPGEAMIPSCAISAVTVAATHRRKGVARAMLEGELRAAQAAGIPMAMLTVSESPLYGRYGFAPAAAGTSWRIETKRAGWIGPQPTGRIDFISRERVRELMPALHERVRHHRPGEIEVPGSHWDGFAGTNPAAEKTAEKRAVQYSDAAGDVRGVAVYAVRENHDDVTKATVSVHYLLAETDDAYAALWRFLLELDLVAEVHAGELSVDEPLLWMIADQRAAKVSVRDHQYVRIIDVVAALETRRYGGPGTLVLDVSDPLGIAAGRYLLQTDERGAARVRSLGEGESVAAATVTLGVAELSATYLGGVSLATLAAAGRVTVTDASAEASVDALAMATRVLGWHTAPRLSIWY; the protein is encoded by the coding sequence ATGAGCACGCGCGAAACGACCTACGGCGGCGTCGGCGAGACCGAGCGCGCTGCCTTCCGCGCGGGTCCGGTCGACGAGGAGTCGGCGGGCCGGCTCGCTGCGAACGGACTGGACTACCGGCGCATCGCCGTCGACAGCGACGCGTACGTCGGCTGGCTGCAATCCGTCTCTCGCGGCTTCCAGGACGGGGAGCGCACCGCTGAGCAGATCGCCGCGTCACGCGAGCGCAGCGGCTACCGGCGACTCACCGGGGTGTTCGACCCCGAGTCTCCCCTGGACGCACCCGTGGCGACCATCGCGTCGTGGCTCGGCGAGCTCACGGTGCCCGGCGAGGCGATGATCCCCTCGTGCGCGATCTCCGCGGTCACGGTCGCTGCGACCCACCGGCGCAAGGGCGTCGCGCGCGCGATGCTCGAGGGGGAGCTGCGAGCGGCCCAGGCTGCAGGCATCCCGATGGCGATGCTCACGGTGAGCGAATCGCCGCTGTACGGGCGCTATGGGTTCGCGCCCGCTGCGGCGGGCACCTCGTGGCGGATCGAGACCAAGCGGGCCGGCTGGATCGGCCCGCAGCCCACCGGGCGGATCGACTTCATCAGCCGCGAGCGGGTGCGCGAGCTGATGCCGGCTCTCCACGAGCGGGTGCGGCACCACCGCCCGGGCGAGATCGAGGTGCCGGGCAGTCACTGGGACGGGTTCGCCGGCACAAACCCGGCGGCCGAGAAGACCGCCGAGAAGCGCGCGGTGCAGTATTCCGACGCTGCGGGCGACGTGCGCGGGGTCGCGGTGTATGCGGTCCGCGAGAACCACGACGACGTCACGAAGGCGACCGTATCGGTCCACTACCTGCTGGCCGAGACCGACGACGCGTACGCAGCGCTGTGGCGGTTCCTGCTCGAGCTCGACCTGGTGGCCGAGGTGCACGCGGGCGAGCTGTCGGTCGACGAGCCGCTGCTGTGGATGATCGCCGACCAGCGCGCGGCCAAGGTCAGCGTGCGCGACCACCAGTACGTGCGGATCATCGACGTCGTCGCCGCGCTCGAGACCCGCCGCTACGGCGGGCCGGGCACGCTGGTGCTCGACGTCTCCGACCCGCTCGGCATCGCCGCCGGCCGCTACCTGCTCCAGACCGACGAGCGCGGCGCCGCGCGCGTGAGGAGTCTCGGCGAGGGCGAATCGGTCGCTGCGGCGACGGTCACGCTCGGCGTCGCCGAATTGTCGGCGACGTACCTCGGCGGCGTGTCGCTCGCGACGCTCGCCGCAGCAGGACGCGTGACGGTGACGGATGCCTCGGCCGAGGCATCCGTCGACGCGCTCGCTATGGCGACTCGCGTTCTCGGCTGGCACACGGCGCCGCGCCTGAGCATCTGGTACTGA
- a CDS encoding aldo/keto reductase produces MTEDARYLSRGGDLHRPYAAAADRYDGADYRRVGASGLTLPPVSLGLWWNFGDNIPFDSQRALLRHAFDRGITHFDLANNYGPPYGSAETNFGRMMREDFAPYRDEIIISSKAGYDMWHGPYGNGGPRKYLISSAEQSLKRMSVDYVDIFYSHRVDPDVPIEETVGALDSLVRQGKALYVGISSYSAERTAVAASVARSLGTPLVIHQPAYSILNRWVEDGLTRVLTQEGMGAIAFTPLAQGLLTDKYLGDGSAQRAQQRGSLPNGSLSEKGLSTLRSLDVIAKERGQTLAQMSIQWVLRNPVVASALIGASRPAQLDENLKALEGPAFTMEEEERIDALSDGIDVDLWAESANR; encoded by the coding sequence GTGACCGAAGACGCGCGCTATCTGTCCCGTGGAGGAGACCTCCACCGTCCCTACGCCGCCGCCGCCGACCGCTACGACGGCGCGGACTACCGCCGGGTGGGTGCCTCCGGGCTCACGCTGCCGCCCGTCTCGCTCGGGCTCTGGTGGAACTTCGGCGACAACATCCCGTTCGACAGTCAGCGGGCCCTGCTGCGCCACGCGTTCGACCGCGGCATCACCCACTTCGACCTGGCGAACAACTACGGCCCGCCCTACGGAAGCGCCGAGACGAACTTCGGCCGCATGATGCGCGAGGACTTCGCCCCGTACCGCGACGAGATCATCATCTCGTCCAAGGCCGGCTACGACATGTGGCACGGGCCCTACGGCAACGGCGGCCCGCGCAAGTACCTGATCTCGAGCGCCGAGCAGTCGCTGAAGCGCATGAGCGTCGACTACGTCGACATCTTCTATTCGCACCGCGTCGACCCCGACGTGCCGATCGAGGAGACCGTGGGCGCTCTCGACTCGCTGGTGCGGCAGGGCAAGGCCCTCTACGTCGGCATCTCGTCCTACAGCGCCGAGCGCACGGCGGTGGCAGCATCCGTCGCCCGCTCGCTCGGCACGCCGCTCGTGATCCACCAGCCGGCCTACTCGATCCTGAACCGCTGGGTGGAGGACGGCCTCACGCGCGTGCTCACGCAGGAGGGCATGGGGGCCATCGCGTTCACGCCGCTGGCGCAGGGGCTGCTCACCGACAAGTATCTCGGCGACGGCTCGGCCCAGCGCGCGCAGCAGCGCGGATCGCTGCCGAACGGCTCGCTGAGCGAGAAGGGGCTGTCGACCTTGCGGTCGCTCGACGTCATCGCGAAGGAGCGCGGGCAGACCCTCGCTCAGATGTCGATCCAGTGGGTGCTGCGCAATCCCGTGGTGGCGTCCGCGCTCATCGGCGCGTCGCGCCCGGCGCAGCTCGACGAGAACCTCAAGGCGCTCGAGGGGCCGGCCTTCACGATGGAGGAGGAGGAGCGCATCGACGCCCTGTCGGACGGCATCGACGTGGACCTCTGGGCGGAATCGGCGAACCGGTGA